One window of the Camarhynchus parvulus chromosome 2, STF_HiC, whole genome shotgun sequence genome contains the following:
- the IL7 gene encoding interleukin-7: MFHAFFRSTLPVLPLLLVLSPVNASTCAMGNKTTEIRVKYENILSHDINELVNMSAENRDRCCKNKKYENIKVFFCNDTEEIESLQSMACNMLRFFNKQRINKAFRQKAAFVSCGTLQVLQCKCERPKKEKVCSHVFSLEDTETGEQSKKKCNQEVCELKENISSLRSCWNKFEKIISR, from the exons CCTTTTTTAGATCTACGTTACCAGTTCTGCCACTGCTCCTTGTTCTGTCTCCAGTGAATGCATCTACCTGTGCAAtgggaaataaaaccacagaaatccGTGTGAAGTACGAGAATATACTAAGTCACGACATCAATGAGCTG GTAAATATGTCAGCAGAGAATCGTGACAGGTGCtgcaagaataaaaaatatgaaaatatcaaAGTGTTTTTCTGCAATGATACTGAG GAAATAGAATCACTACAGAGCATGGCGTGCAACATGCTCAGATTCTTTAATAAGCAGAGGATCAACAAAGCCTTTAGacagaaagcagcatttgtCTCATGTGGGACATTACAAGTTCTACAGTGTAAATGTGAAAgacctaaaaaagaaaag GTTTGCTCACATGTATTTAGTTTAGAAGATACAGAGACAGGTGAACAGTCCAAAAAGAAATGCAACCAAGAAGTTTgtgaactgaaagaaaatatatctaGCCTTCGATCCTGCTggaataaatttgaaaaaataatttccaggtGA